A single Thermofilum sp. DNA region contains:
- a CDS encoding NifB/NifX family molybdenum-iron cluster-binding protein: protein MIVAIPVLEVDGEEYVAPHLRFSRRIVLYEVDSGGFRNLDSFTISVKEDSKEMLEHLVQRSVDLVVVYEADEELSSALAERGVRVYKSRCIRVSEVLKNLKVGNSLNP from the coding sequence ATGATCGTGGCAATCCCGGTGCTCGAGGTTGACGGAGAAGAGTACGTAGCCCCTCATCTGCGCTTTTCCCGCCGAATTGTCCTCTACGAGGTCGACAGCGGGGGCTTCAGGAACCTGGATTCCTTCACTATCAGCGTTAAAGAGGATAGTAAAGAGATGCTCGAGCATCTCGTGCAGCGCAGCGTGGACCTCGTTGTAGTCTACGAGGCTGATGAAGAGTTATCCTCAGCTCTCGCGGAGCGGGGAGTGAGAGTTTACAAGAGTCGCTGCATACGTGTCAGTGAAGTGCTGAAAAACTTGAAGGTGGGGAATTCTCTGAACCCCTAG